A stretch of the Filimonas lacunae genome encodes the following:
- a CDS encoding AraC family transcriptional regulator: MKVLQFTIPVAHDKTIIVQKDVLPHFYPHLHRHEEIQLTWVQKGEGTLIAENNMHAFRHNEIFWLGANQPHLFKNDPSYFSGRGKKTIQSLNIFFNPDGKLGPVFNLEELKNIKAFLNKYQHGFKLPEIMVAEVAACMLRIQQARPVDQFIHFIEMLKLLQAAPQLEPLVSGSKLSSVSDHEGLRIGHIYNYIMQHYDTDIMLEDIAKHAHMTPQAFCRYFKKHTRLTFVAFLNEVRINEACKKLADGTYDSISTVAYHCGFNSITNFNRVFKTVTGKSPRDYVREYSLPGLD; this comes from the coding sequence ATGAAAGTTCTTCAGTTTACCATTCCTGTTGCACACGATAAAACCATTATCGTACAAAAAGATGTGTTGCCGCACTTCTACCCACACCTGCACAGGCATGAAGAAATTCAATTAACGTGGGTACAGAAAGGCGAAGGCACTTTAATTGCCGAAAACAACATGCATGCTTTCCGGCATAACGAAATTTTCTGGCTGGGCGCCAACCAGCCACATCTGTTTAAAAACGATCCTTCTTATTTTTCCGGCAGAGGTAAAAAAACAATCCAGTCGCTCAACATCTTTTTTAACCCCGATGGTAAGCTGGGTCCTGTTTTCAACCTGGAAGAGCTGAAGAACATCAAAGCTTTTTTAAACAAGTATCAGCACGGCTTTAAACTGCCCGAGATAATGGTAGCCGAAGTAGCTGCCTGTATGCTACGCATTCAGCAGGCCAGGCCGGTTGATCAGTTTATCCATTTTATAGAAATGCTGAAACTGCTGCAGGCAGCCCCGCAGTTAGAACCTTTGGTATCCGGGTCTAAACTATCTTCTGTAAGTGATCATGAGGGGTTGCGCATCGGGCATATCTATAACTACATTATGCAGCATTACGATACCGATATTATGCTGGAAGATATTGCCAAACACGCACACATGACCCCACAGGCATTTTGCCGCTATTTTAAAAAGCATACCCGCTTAACGTTTGTGGCTTTCTTAAACGAAGTGCGTATTAATGAGGCATGTAAAAAGCTGGCAGATGGTACCTATGATAGTATTTCTACGGTAGCCTATCATTGCGGCTTTAATAGCATCACCAACTTTAACCGGGTGTTTAAAACCGTTACAGGTAAATCGCCACGCGATTATGTGAGAGAGTATTCATTACCAGGACTAGATTAG